The Mytilus edulis chromosome 4, xbMytEdul2.2, whole genome shotgun sequence nucleotide sequence GAATACAAATAAGCATAGAAATATTGTTAGCTGccctttattgataatttgttcAGCTTTGTGACTAAAACCTGATGAGCTGTTCAAAGGTTTCTGATAGAGAAGTCATAACTAGATAGTCATAAAGACACTTTGGTGCCTTTAATCTGTCTATTGACTGATATAAAGTATCTGACTGTAATGTTCTTGTAACATTATAAAATCCATTCTTACAGCTCTCCAAAGTGAGtgtttaatgttattttaatgaCATCAGTTAATTAAACCATCATAGTTATCCTTTAGTTTCATCAAAGATCATAATTGTATTAACAGTTATCTCCATTTGTATCAAGGATCCATAATTATTTATGTCATTATCAGAACTGTCTGTAGGGGATGAAAATGCTGTGTCATTCTGTTGTGTTTTATGACATACAAGGCAGGATCTACATACTAAGCATGATTTATTTTGCCTCTCTGATACAAAATGGCTGCCATCGAAGGTTTGAGACATTAACAATGTTAAGTTTACATTTTATTCCACCTCTCTCTCAAATATAAAGCAAACTATAGTCTTAAAACATTGTTTTGGATGCATTATTGATCTATGTGGACTAGCTCATTATTTTGTGTcatcctaaacatgcatgaaatatttgacactggaagttaagcaaccaacaatcaattatttttttgttcataaattaggccattagtttcctcctttgaattgtttcacatttttcattttggggGTTTTATTGCTGActtatgcagtatgggctttgctcattgttgaaggtggtacggtgacctatatttgttgatttctgtgtcaattggtctcctgtgaatagttgtctcataggcaatcatacagCTCCcaagataatgtaaaacaaagcAAGGCATGTAGTCAACActatatataatttgtttaatatcttACAGGCAATCATCAACAGTACTATCACTCCTGGAATGACCTTTACTAAAACATCCCAGAAGTTTGGTCAGTGGTCAGATCCAAGGGCAAACACAGTATATGGACTTGGATTTACATCAGAGGCAGATTTGGCAAAGGTTTGTTAGATATTTATGCCAGATTTGTTTATATTGTTGGCCTTGCATGAGGAAAGTACTTCCTATCCTGTAAATTTTCAGGACTTTGTAGCAAATTTCAatttaaagaagaaataaaaCCTGTCATATTACATACTGTTGATCCAGtaattttcatgggtaccaattgtCATGGATTGAGACAAAAGTAGGTTTGggagatatttgattttgtgttcTTTCTCTAAGTTTACATATAAACCTATACAAAAAATTTCTtcttaaacatttgaaattatgGTTAACCTTTATCCTTGAAATCCCCCCACCACCCTTAAAAAAAATAGGTATCCCACTTAAAATTACATTCCCCAGTAtcattaaatatgaaaatatgaccATAAAGAAGAAAAGTGTGTGAAATGATtatagaaacaagaatgtgtccatagtacacagatgcccatccctcactatcattttctatggtcAGAAGAGTGTGAAATTGTGGAcgaaactctaatttggcatcaaaattagTAAGATCATATAGGAAACATGTTGcccaagtttcaagttgtttagagtgcatttgtttctaacccgaaattttgtcatcgatgactatcgtttagtaaacgttgagctgctagaaacaaatacatcgtttaataaacTTTATCGACCCCGCGTAGTCAGACAGAAATAGATTACACTCACGCActgtaaacaaacaggtaaaagtCCGGGAAATAAATAACCAGGACTTTGCGAAAACAACACGTGCTCGTTATTATTTAAACGACAGATGCAGAAACAAATATATCGTTTACACGTCTCAACGATAAACGATCAACGACTACGCGACTATTTTGCGCGTACATCGTTTACGTGAACGATGTCAACGTTgaccaaaaaatgtaagaaacaaatggattaaacgactacgcgcgtaatcgtttacatcgtttaggttagaaacaaatgcgctCTTAGACTTCTACTTCACCAAAATTTCTAATCTGAAGCATGACAGACAAACTAGTGCAGAATCTAATATTTAGTGGACAATACAAAATTGTTATGATGTCAATAGTTACAATTTGTGAGCCTGTACTATGATAGATACAGCTTCTTCCTGGTAAGAACGACAGTTGTAAACAAGTATTGCCATGGTAAAATATATCTAAAGTCTTACTATAATGAATCCTGTTAATTGTTTTTATGAATGGTAAACTTACATACAACTCAAAATAGAAACACTAAATTGTGAGAGATATGAAATATCTGAAATCCTAAACAAAGCTATTCATATGTAATAATTTACTATTTAGTAATTGAAAGCAATAAATAGAAGATGTTACTAATTATATCTTTATTATACCAGAATAGAACATTTGAAATTATACAATTTCTGCTACAATACTTGGATGATTGACTAGACAAAATATACATTCTGTAAAATTGATTTTCATTATTATAGAGTATACTAAGGTAATTTTAATAGCAGGCTGGGGAAGTATTTAATGGCAGATTTACCAGATTCTGAAATAAAATCACACCTGTCCAACTGACTAGTTTATTTTAAGAGTAAATTTATAATAAGTTTCTGCTATGGTAATTAATTCAATCATTATCATATGGAAAAGTGGTGAAATTTTGATGTATAAATTTTAGTACACTAGATATCTGATGAAAGAAAATTTAATGAAGAAATCAGATAAAATGAATTGATACCATCAAACTTcatgaacatttttttcattcaCTGATTCATCAGAATATAGATAAAGGGTATGAATAAGTCTACTTCTTATATATTCTAGCTGTTGGCCCATTTTTCACTATTTGAGATATAATAATCACTTGGCATAGATCTGTCACTTGCAttacaaaatgttttcttttgaCAGTGCCCTGTCAGCTTAAACCATACTTGTATCATATTAAGTGCTGACTTTTCTGACCAACTGACACAACAATCATTACTATAGAACAAAGGCCTAACTTATTTATTACCATAAAAGTACAGAGGTACTGAATATCTACAAATTGATTGTAATTTGGTTAATAATTCCTGTCAGTTGAGTGATTTGACCAACATGGCCAGCTTAAAAGTGTATACTATTACTTGGAGGAAATATTTcacaaatttatatttcaatgttAATTGTATTTGCATTTGTTAAATTCATCTCTGTTCTATAAGATTGTTAActtaacaacaaatacaattatttgaaagaaatttatattttgaaaatttgtccTACAAGTTTGTACAGGTTTATAAAGCATGTTGCTTAAATAGTACCATTGCTCTCCTTCTTTCAACAATCTATTTTAAAGTATGTGTATACAGTGAATGTGAACAGTTGCCAAAATACCAAATAGAGATGTCCTTGCTAATGGCATTAGCAATTTCTATTCTATTCATTGACCTTCGACTCCAGAACCTTAGGATGTTGATATCTATCTTTTGCTTTGCTTCACTGGACACAGAGTTGTGGCAAGTAAAAGGGATCAGATATAGTTATGTCAATTTATTTAAGACCAGTCTTGTGACAAATCTAGATTCAattataattttagttttgtttaaaagaaGCTATATCAAACAACACCAGAGGGTCATAATATTTGTACAACTTCCTCGGTTGAAGGctaaggtcaaaaactttggtttcagttgacaaccccatgtactatggtaaagattgtgtccgctctatatcttgagaaccacTATGATTTCAAAGTTAATGCTGGTACTTGACATGCAATGCACCCTCTGGATTgcatattaaccaacaccagagggtgtgtcatgatgtatgaaggacaaagttcaaggtcaaaaactttggtttcaattGACAACTGCATGTTCTATGGTACAAAtggtgtccgctctatatcttgagaactgttatgatttcaaagtttatacttgacatgtatatccAGAaggtgtgtcataatgtatgtacaacttcctaggtcaaagattaaggtaaatactttgatttcagttgacaactcCATGttctatggtaaagatacaataatGTTTTACCACACATCATTTACAGCAGGGCTCACAGAGATGGCTACCATCACAACTCTAGTTTTTCCAGAGGTAGAGGGCATAACACAAAGTGACTATTTTCTTGAACTTCAAAGTTCTGTCTGGttcattctaaatattttttttagatttacagAGTACAACAAAACAATGTTTTCAGGTGCTGGAATATTCCTTTTGAAATCATTATTAGCCAGACATCTACTTATGATATTTGATCTTGAATCATGTTAATGGAACTGGGACCTAGACTATATCTGGTCTTTGTAAGATTGATACACAATAACTGTTTTTGGTTGAGAAGCATTTCATTCctatttattttctcattttagTTTATAGAGAAGTTCAAAGACATCAAAGATCTTACAAGACAACAGGTAGCTCAACAACAAGTACAGCCGCCTCCACCACAACATAGTCCTCAAATTAACGGGAATGTTGTAGACGAGAATCACTCTGCTAGCCAGTCTTCCCCTGCTCTTCCTCCCTCCCCAGCAGGTGCACGCCAGGTCCTGCACCATCGCAGCTCTAGCCTCTCTGCTGTTCAGGTTTGTTTGGTGCTTGCATGTTCTTTATATAACTGTATAGTGTTGGGATGTTTCCAAATTAAGTAAATGTGATTTAAGCATTGCAAAAACAATATAGGTGTTcttggtttatttttaatttgaagaaattATTGGTGTTTTTGCTTTGTTTTTGTAGCTGTCTGATTGAACAAAGCAGTAAATTTGAAAAGAAGGAACATGAATAAAATTTCTTGAACACCACATGAAAATAATGATGATGATTGGGTATGTTCACTATGTTGAATGAGGAAGTTGCTTaatatataagtataaaaatCTACATTCATGGTCTTCTCTATTGTACAAATTTGAATAGTTTGAAAGTTTCATTGCTTATAAATTCTACACAATTGCTGTTTCTAATTTGCCTCTATTGCTTCTACATAAGTcattacattcaaacaaagcaTGACATTAGAAACTGTTTGTCTCTTTTGTAATCTTGTCTATGTAGGAAAGGGTAAAGGAATCATAGCATAGATAACTTGTTGTAATTGTTAAAAACATcaattaaatagaaataataatgcacaaaaattgataacattttctttagattttgtaaaatcactaacaTTGACTAAAAACTCTCAAACCACTCTGAATAAACACTTAGTTCGACTAAACAAGTTATTTTTGAAACAGTAAACTGGGATAGGAAACATCTCAACACAGAAagagttttattttgatttgtttatcaataatatgtttatttttgcTCTATATTAACAGACATGTGTTGTGTAACTCTTAATTTCAGTCAAAACATCTATAGATTTATGATCTgtgaattattatttttcatatgcTATCAGTTTTATCTATGTCTTCAGGATTATATATAGCCTTATTTACATTCCGATAATTCTtcttataaataaatcatgtgtAATAAGAGAATTGTTATTGAGAGGAATAGTTTAGAGATTATCACCAAATTTTGTAGACTGATAGCCCAGAAGATCCAACAGAAAGCCCTGAACAATCATCAGTAGGAAACAAAGTAttttgatctttctaattcttgCTGAATGATAAAGCTTCCTTCATTTATAGTGAATAACTCTTGTCCATCGTCACTGTTATGAAAATCGGaagtactgtaaatttagaaattaatgcatgcatttattattgggaATCCTCgatcaaaaatgttaaatctaatttttagattgaaaaatattattttaagaaaaaaataatgaatgcaAGTTTTGAGATTCTGATACTGTCACACTTTTTGCATTGCAATAATATTTTGAGCTTAGGAATTTGATATCTAAACCAATTACTACCAACAAGTAATGGACATGTAAATTATAATTAGTAATATATTTTTGATTGATTCACAGGAAATCTCATGTTTTACTATAGATTAGAACATTCATTCTAAAGGCAATACACAACATCTATGTTTTAATTAAAGAATGATTAATGTAGACAATGAATTCATAAGCTCAGTCATCAGTGCACAAATGTTGGTAAACAATTTTGATTCTCAATTTTGAGAATAATTTTATCGAATTTGTTCGAAAGGATACCTTTTTGAGACTTTGGCAAGGACAGTCAGGTGGTACAAGAGTTACCTTTTCTTCAGGTTTTGGTTAAGgtgatattttaacaattttaaaggttaaaaaaaagtaaatactagtacatgaaaatattaagaaaactcATATGCATGAAATGGACTTGGTGTAGCCAAAACATAGTATATTTATAGATGGATTGCATGAAGTTTAGGATGAGAAAATAATTCTATATAAGTTGCATGCTTGGATTCTTggaaaaattatttcttttttttaataaaatgaatacagtaaaatatatgcattgtatgtatgtatgcatatgtatatgtattttgtaataattttatacCACCTCAAAAATTTTGctgtcatatattggtatcacattgttTTCGTCGTCCGTGTTTCTGGACAAGAACTTTGTATACggaaatagaaatctatgaaatttaaacacaaggtttatgacatcaacaggaaggttgggattgattttgagggttATAGTTCCAGCAGTTTAGGAAGTAGGGGCAtaaaaaaaaggcccaaataagcatttttctagtttcaagacaataacttgtggaatgGTGTATGGATCTCCCTGagattataccacaagtttccataccacaaatgGATGGTTATGATTGGcttttggggggttatggctcaaaccgttttggaattaggggcaaaaaagtgGGGAAACAAGGGTGTCCTGGTTAAAAAGTACAATATTAagattggattacctcccttacactgctttttaattatgtattaagaaatttgaattgagattatgaccATATTTGAGTGAATgagtttttattttagaaaaaagggaggaagtgaaaaaaaaatgggggagAAGGAACTGTGGGGTGACAAttgtttctcatttcagatttcagaaattaaaaagacaatTCTTCTAATATTAATTTTTTAATGCCACAAAGAAAaaccaattctaagttttttggctacagttattctgtgtcagaaaactatTATGTGTCTAATATTTGATTATGTGTCGAATATTTAATTGcattccaaattcagacctgtatcaagtgcgaatattgtgtccatttttgcgcAAACTGTTTAGGGTTGACCCTCTGCGGTCGTATCTAGCTGCACTtagcgaagcaatttattttatttacaatctTCTAGCACCAATGCTTTAATTCTCGAACACAGTACATTATGTGATTCTGTTCATAATACAAACAACTGTAATTAGATACATAAATTGTATTTCACAAATTTATCTTTTGACTGAATCTTACAAATAGCTTAGACACCTTTGTGTGATATAATATAACTAATGcttgttggtttgtttttctaTAACCATTTTTGATTGTTTTGAGAGTTGGCTCCTCTGCATTTTCCTGTGAAGATTCTTTGGAGTGTTTGCATTTTTATGCTTTTCCTTTCTGTTTCTCTGTGTAAAATTAGTCTCAGCTTTAAAACTGCTATTGCTGTGCCATATCTTAGTAAAAAGACTGAGGATAAATGTTAATGAGACAAATATATAAATCCATTTATTCCTCTTGGACTCATTGGTCATCAGTTTAAATCCCTCATGTTGCAGGTGggctcaactccaatcttaattgacaaggcATTTCCTATTGAAGGTCTCCAGGCTCTGTGTCTTAAACAGCCAATAAAAAATGTCTGCCACAAAATAGCACAATATACCTGAttgtggcgttaaacaccaatcaatcaaacaaacaattaaTTCTTGGTCAAAAAGTTAATGGCACAGACTGTTATGTCCTTTCTGCTGTTGATGTCTTTTAGAAGCATGATTCATTTTTTATAAGTaccaattttatttaatatcacACAACATAGCTTAGGGTCATCATTTGTCTTTTATCAAACAAGATGAAAGCTGTTTAATTCGTTTATCCATGtttataaacaaaatgtgtatttgtattttgactaTTTTAGGGATCTCAGGATGGTTTAAACCTGAAAGAGAGAAGAAATTCATTTAATACTCCTGGTTCTACTGGTAACAGTCCAGAAAGTCAGATGAAATATGAAAACGATAGACTTAAACTTGCCTTAGCCCAAAGGTTTGTAACAAACTTACAAAGGCCGGAGtatatttattacaaatataatatttttaatttatctattttttagtTATATTGGTAATGTGGATTAATTATTGTTCGTTGGTATAGTTTTCTTCAATTCCATAGGTTTAATAATTAGGTGAACCAATTCTTAAAGTCTATAATTCCCTAGGTTTAATAATTAGGTGAACCAATTCTTAAAGTCTATAATTCCCTAGGTTTAATAATTAGGTGAACCAATTCTTAAAGTCTTCAATGAAATGCATACTTTATTTAGGCTTGCATGCAGAATTGGTTAGAATCACAAATTAAGTTTCCACAAAAATATTCACCTATTCCTATAAAAAggctacaaaagaaaataaattaaccCATAGtacataaaaacatatacatttatatcataattaatacataaaaatgttgaaaaaaaaaaagaatatgtccGTGTAGAAAATAAGATTAAAGTACAATAATAGAATATCCTAACAGCAAACTAATGGTTGTATCATCTGAAAACTCAACTATAtgattttaaagtatgtaaagaGGAATAACTCTGCAATAACTCTTCTGTGCTTTGgtttgtaaatacattttttcttttaatttgcaGTTCAGCAAATGCCAAAAAATGGGAGATAGAACTACAGACACTGAAAAACAACAATGCACGACTAACGGCAGCACTCCAAGAGAGCACAGCAAATGTAGAGGAATGGAAAAAACAATTAGCAGCTTATAAAGAGGAGAGTGCTAGAATGAAGAAAAAGGTAATATACACAGTTGTTAAGAAAATGAcctgactgtaaaaaaaaacaaccttgaaGATAAAAAATAAAGTGCTAGAATGAAGAAAAAGGTAATTTTTAGTTGTTAAGAAAATAACCTGACTGGGAAAATAACTTGTAAATAAATACCATGCAAAACAAAAGTTAGCCATGAGTTTTTTGTTAGTTTGGTTTACTACAAGGGCTTTTACTTAGtcactgatatttttatttaattcaaccTGAATACAAAGTGATATAGCGATGTGTTAGTTTTTGGACATGTTCTCTTGAACTTTCTATTTAGAAGTAATCCCATCGCTTAGGTGAAACACTTTTCTTCAAAATAAAGTAACTACTTATAATATGATATATTGTAGGTTGTAGAAATGGAGAAACAACAGAACAACTCAGAACAGATAGGAGCTTTACAAACAGAACTACAGCAACTGACAGAACGATTGGAGAAAGTTCAGATAGAAAGTCAAGATAAATCAGATGTAAGtcatatcaataataattttatGATCTTTGTTTCacccaaaaaaaaatttgtttatgcCCCTGCCATAGCAGCTGTTAATTAAGTTGATGATAGTAAAGTGAAGATTAGGTCTAGAGGCTTGAATTAGTTGACATGATCAAGCTCCAAAGTCTTTGgtctttcaaatttgaaaataaagaaatgtggtgtgattgtcaataaaaaaaaactacaaaaagacCAAAGGATAAGGGTGAAAACAACTGCAAGATTGATTCGATATTATCTTGGTCAGATTTTATCACCATTTACCAGGTCAGTTTGCTTTTCCTTGCACAAACAGTGTGCATGTGGACTCCCAAAGATCACCAGGATAACCAAATGCAAACAGTTCCGTCTTTGATCATCTAAGGAAGGTCCTTGCACAGCTGATGTTAATATTGTTTATGGCTTGGCGTATTACAGGAGTTGAGAATGAAAGTAGTTGTTCCATAGTCTTTATCTCATAATAAACATAGCCAGTTTAATTATTTTGGACTTGTTAGATCTGTGTCTCCCATGTTACAGGATGTTACACCATGGGATCAAACATATAGTCTTGAAATCAAAGCTTTATAATTTGAATAGGAATAccagaaaaatattatttttgtaatcTCCACAAACATCAAAGGACAATAATCCAAATATTTCTGGTAAAGAGAAATATGGTAGTAATTTACATATTGATTTTATGTCTATATCTAGGTTAGGGTAAGAGTTTATGTCACTGGTCATACATACAACATCTTATTAATCAATGATAATAATACATTTCAGGAAATTAATCAGCTTACACGAAAAACAGAAGAACTTAGTGCCAAAGAGACCAAAAATAATAATATGCAATCCAAATTACAGGTATGGTTTATCATAATACATCACTGCTGTATCTAAAACATTCCTTCTATACATTGGTATGGTTAACtatttttattctttcaattATCTATTATAAACTAAACAGAGAAATACCAACTATTGAGGTTTATTGTCAACTTACCAATCTGATAACAGAAAAATGTCAAAGAGAGATAAAATTGTATTAGAAgcaattttgatatttgaaaataaatatagttcCTTTAACTGATTTCAATGTTTAATTACTACATTATGTGTTTTaatgattgaaaaataaactgatagCACACACTACACACTTGGCTCATATGCAGATTGAAAGTGTTAGAAATCTGACACAAAACATTCtaggtacaaaaaaaaatatggataacAAGGGACATAATTACACAATCatgtttaaataaatcaaatatcagcATAACTGAATTGGATCACCTGTTTAAAAGTGAAAGCTTTattctttttcattgtttaagtaAACCTCCTGTACTTTcacttataaaaattaaagttttcaaaattttagtACAATTTATTCCTAAACAATGCTATTTGTTCTATCTTTCAGAGTTTAGAAGAGGAAAATaaattattaactttaaaaatacaAGATTATCAAAGACAATTACAAGATTGTAAAACAATTCGTGATAAAGACACTTCAGAAGTGCTAACTCTTCAGGAACAACTCGGCAATAAAGTTACAGAACTATACGAACTCCATGAACAAATTGTCTCAGTAATTCAGAAAGAATCAAACAGCTGATAAAACTGTTATTTACTTAATTGTACATTGCAACGAATATCTCTAGCCAGGACCAATACATGGCAGCAGATGACTGTTTCTATGGAAACCAAAACAACAACATGAGAACAGACTCTGATTGGTGATAATTGTGATATGTATAAGAGTTatatataatcatttaaaaagcaatatagttttaatgttttgtattttatcaatACTATTCAAGATTAGATCTGATACTGTTATACACACATGTTGTGAGATATCATTGTATGAAAGCAAACATATATTATGCAATTCATTTCTCATAAATCTATTAAATTTTGAATGcagcaaattttgaaattttagagtTTTACAAACTTGTTTTCTGGTATACCTTCATATCCATATTTTTGCTTTATAGCACTCTGCATTATCATTTCTATCACAATTTGTTTCAGAAATTTCTTTCCATTTACTTAAAGATAATGTTGTGACATAGCTATAGGTTAACAATAAGATTATATTGATCTGTTATATATGagattataatatttatttgccATCAGATCAAAGGTTGTTTTGATGTATTATAGCAGTATTTACAAATATGTATTGACTTTTTACCGACAATGAGCTAGGATAACCTTTGTAAATTATCTTATTGTTAAgttagatattttttatttatttaactgcTTCAGTATTTAAGTTGAAAGCTTTGAGAAAGGGTTGCTGCGTCTGGCATTTCACAAAGAGATGTAAATAAATGGTTGTATAATCTACATGTGTTGTAGTTTTAAGACAGAAGAGGTTGTCATATTGATTTTTGACTTAATTTCTTTAAACATGTACCAAATTTTATTAGGTCAATTTCAATTTGACAGGAGTTCAATTGTATACTGAATGACAATAGACATGTATAATTAATTTGATAGATATATGCTCATATCATTTTACTACCTCTTAGTTATTTGTAAGCGTATATATAGAGAATCTTCACTGTTACTGTAATAAAGTGTGTTCACTCATAATTTCTTGTTGGAAGTTAGAATTACATATTTACTACTCTCTGCTATGTACAGAATGCAATGCAAAAAGTCAGTTTCTAAATGAGTATTACTAATTTTAGTTATTAAAGTCTGTTGCTTGTGCAAAACTTTATCTTTAGACAGCTTATTTACTATGAGGATTTTAAATGAGcaatttggaaattaatattATATTAGCAAGTTAGCTACACAACACTTTAATGTAATGATCTAGGTTGCAGCTACACATTTTTGCCATTTATATAGTATAATTTTTCTTTGTTACAATTTGACTTTTGACTAAAATAGAGTTATAATTCTTGCCATTTATGTTTAGTAAGACagaaagacaaacaaatataatacaatatctTTGTTGCTATGAAGAACAGATATTGTTAACATTGAATATACTTATGTTGTTA carries:
- the LOC139521660 gene encoding homer protein homolog 2-like isoform X7, with amino-acid sequence MFKFLSRRGSFSKKWEQPIFSTKAHVFQIDPETKKNWIPASKNAVSVSYYYDSTRNTYRIISVDGSKAIINSTITPGMTFTKTSQKFGQWSDPRANTVYGLGFTSEADLAKFIEKFKDIKDLTRQQVAQQQVQPPPPQHSPQINGNVVDENHSASQSSPALPPSPAGARQVLHHRSSSLSAVQGSQDGLNLKERRNSFNTPGSTGNSPESQMKYENDRLKLALAQSSANAKKWEIELQTLKNNNARLTAALQESTANVEEWKKQLAAYKEESARMKKKVVEMEKQQNNSEQIGALQTELQQLTERLEKVQIESQDKSDEINQLTRKTEELSAKETKNNNMQSKLQSLEEENKLLTLKIQDYQRQLQDCKTIRDKDTSEVLTLQEQLGNKVTELYELHEQIVSVIQKESNS
- the LOC139521660 gene encoding homer protein homolog 2-like isoform X2 codes for the protein MSWLSSFSPLDVRKRPPTPEFPVSPSDFDEQEIEAKKNSTMTMPRSPTKSHRAGIFRGRSSTPDRARAPSPVTIPTVPNQAHMHSVPPSPRTVRMVKVMPDSPQLSRGTGRPPTPDESVVQDLSWLQHFIIWNEREQPIFSTKAHVFQIDPETKKNWIPASKNAVSVSYYYDSTRNTYRIISVDGSKAIINSTITPGMTFTKTSQKFGQWSDPRANTVYGLGFTSEADLAKFIEKFKDIKDLTRQQVAQQQVQPPPPQHSPQINGNVVDENHSASQSSPALPPSPAGARQVLHHRSSSLSAVQGSQDGLNLKERRNSFNTPGSTGNSPESQMKYENDRLKLALAQSSANAKKWEIELQTLKNNNARLTAALQESTANVEEWKKQLAAYKEESARMKKKVVEMEKQQNNSEQIGALQTELQQLTERLEKVQIESQDKSDEINQLTRKTEELSAKETKNNNMQSKLQSLEEENKLLTLKIQDYQRQLQDCKTIRDKDTSEVLTLQEQLGNKVTELYELHEQIVSVIQKESNS